A genome region from bacterium includes the following:
- a CDS encoding type II toxin-antitoxin system prevent-host-death family antitoxin — protein MDVGVRELKQNLSAYLERAARGETIRVTDRGLPKAILGPVPGAVRLDEGLAQGWIAAPASRTRAGHVRRAKAAVRTDDVLAEDRGE, from the coding sequence ATGGACGTCGGCGTGCGCGAGCTCAAGCAGAACCTCTCCGCCTATCTCGAACGCGCCGCGCGTGGCGAGACGATTCGGGTCACCGATCGCGGCCTGCCCAAGGCGATCCTCGGGCCTGTCCCGGGCGCCGTCCGGCTCGACGAGGGCCTCGCTCAGGGCTGGATTGCCGCGCCCGCGTCGCGCACCCGCGCGGGTCACGTCCGCCGCGCCAAGGCGGCCGTGCGAACGGACGACGTGCTGGCCGAGGACCGCGGGGAGTGA
- a CDS encoding sigma-70 family RNA polymerase sigma factor, with protein sequence MNPATDHAALFADERRFVWALCYRMTGSAADADDLTQETFLRAIERPPARTDAPWRPWLVRVAMNLSRDALRRRRRVPRRQPWLPSPIDTGDDSAPPAYELPPESGSPTEGRYELLESVSFAFLLALEALTPGQRAVLLLRDVFDYSVRETAAALGMSEPAVKTAHHRARHAMADYDRARCVPTPDRQARNGEALWRFMSALQADDLPALEALLAEGVRSISEGGEYAAAHNVVAGRPRVLRLLRGLMRHFGQTSSAVRMLNGFPALLIEFHRGGPRHAPRGVVAVQTDAAGRITAVHTILASRKLTAL encoded by the coding sequence ATGAACCCTGCCACCGATCATGCCGCGCTGTTCGCCGACGAGCGCCGCTTCGTCTGGGCGCTCTGCTATCGCATGACCGGCAGCGCCGCCGACGCCGACGACCTGACGCAGGAGACGTTCCTGCGCGCCATCGAGCGGCCGCCGGCGCGCACCGACGCGCCCTGGCGACCCTGGCTGGTGCGGGTGGCGATGAACCTCTCGCGCGACGCGCTGCGCCGGCGACGCCGCGTGCCGCGGCGCCAGCCCTGGCTGCCGTCGCCGATCGACACGGGCGACGACAGCGCGCCGCCCGCCTACGAGCTGCCGCCGGAGTCCGGCAGCCCCACCGAGGGACGCTACGAGCTGCTGGAGAGCGTGTCGTTCGCCTTCCTGCTCGCCCTCGAGGCGCTGACGCCGGGGCAGCGCGCCGTCCTGCTGCTGCGCGACGTCTTCGACTACTCGGTGCGCGAGACGGCCGCGGCGCTCGGCATGTCCGAGCCGGCGGTGAAGACCGCGCATCACCGCGCCCGCCACGCCATGGCCGACTACGACCGCGCCCGCTGCGTGCCGACGCCGGACCGCCAGGCGCGCAACGGCGAGGCCCTGTGGCGCTTCATGAGCGCGCTGCAGGCGGACGACCTGCCGGCGCTCGAGGCGCTGCTCGCCGAGGGCGTGCGCAGCATCTCCGAGGGCGGCGAGTATGCGGCGGCCCACAACGTCGTCGCCGGCCGCCCGCGCGTCCTGCGCCTGCTACGCGGCCTGATGCGCCACTTCGGCCAGACCAGCAGCGCCGTCCGCATGCTCAACGGCTTCCCGGCGCTGCTGATCGAGTTCCATCGCGGCGGCCCCCGCCATGCGCCGCGCGGCGTCGTCGCCGTGCAGACCGACGCCGCCGGCCGCATCACCGCCGTCCACACCATCCTGGCGTCGCGCAAGCTGACCGCGCTCTAG
- a CDS encoding type II toxin-antitoxin system VapC family toxin, translating to MSLYVDTSAWLKRYVSEEESDACERMLLADPSWVTARHTWVEVVRNLAKLLSGGERARMKKVFAADWSRCHVVELDDTTCHRAGELAETLQVRTLDALHLAAAERAGGAALPFLTYDLRQAQAARSLGWTVLGR from the coding sequence GTGAGCCTGTACGTCGACACCAGCGCCTGGCTCAAGCGCTACGTCAGCGAAGAGGAGAGCGACGCCTGCGAGCGCATGTTGCTCGCCGACCCCTCGTGGGTGACGGCGCGGCACACCTGGGTGGAGGTGGTGCGCAATCTGGCGAAGTTGCTCTCGGGTGGCGAGCGGGCGCGCATGAAGAAGGTCTTCGCCGCCGACTGGTCGCGTTGCCACGTCGTCGAGCTCGACGACACGACCTGCCATCGAGCCGGCGAGCTGGCCGAGACGCTGCAGGTGCGCACGCTCGATGCGTTGCACCTGGCCGCCGCCGAGCGCGCCGGAGGCGCCGCGCTGCCGTTCCTGACCTACGACCTCCGCCAGGCGCAGGCGGCGCGGTCGCTCGGCTGGACCGTCCTCGGCCGCTGA